Proteins encoded in a region of the Cydia pomonella isolate Wapato2018A chromosome 3, ilCydPomo1, whole genome shotgun sequence genome:
- the LOC133516011 gene encoding programmed cell death protein 2-like codes for MAKQQGKVYLGYEEEAVGEKNQTLLNYTVNKIGGFPDWPPLENVQFPSKCQLCGLHRILIVQCYAPLENSVYHRTLYLFACINPNCWIQSESWICVRSQYQDNSIKQSSTIVNLPSVETNLSWCTGADEWDENDNGDSANGNFMNVDNAPSPNNGMHRNSDEDEESNSLEVETVEQALGNLHMFDAHNANMSPVQGAVGAIGVPVAAAELEGGDEPGLVTVDTPTAASNDIEALLHQTAELPQDIRSRLMCAPMQFVPKYIYVEEEWHKASSQDDRVTELLNKYKKENELEVCAGGGGGGAPDEEQYEETAPLHGDRLFHAFLSRLRKNPGQILRYSRDSAPLLGAPLARPGGAESPAAPAACARCGSRLICELQLVPEFAETLSLPPVSHASPPPALSHLHFLSVFVFTCAQSCWQPGDALVPETVVFQPEVV; via the exons ATGGCAAAACAGCAGGGTAAAGTTTACTTAGGGTACGAAGAAGAGGCAGTGGGTGAAAAAAACCAAACTTTATTAAACTATACAGTAAATAAAATTGGTGGATTTCCC GATTGGCCGCCTCTCGAGAACGTACAGTTTCCTTCCAAGTGTCAATTATGTGGATTGCACAGAATTTTAATCGTCCAATGCTATGCTCCTCTTGAAAATTCAGTTTACCATCGCACTTTATATCTTTTCGCCTGTATTAATCCTAATTGCTGGATTCAATCAGAAAG TTGGATTTGTGTTCGAAGCCAATATCAAGATAACTCCATTAAACAGTCAAGTACAATAGTGAACTTGCCGTCAGTTGAGACTAATCTCAGTTGGTGCACCGGCGCTGATGAATGGGATGAGAATGACAATGGTGACAGTGCTAATGGGAACTTTATGAACGTGGATAATGCTCCCAGCCCTAATAATGGAATGCACAG GAATTCTGATGAGGATGAAGAAAGCAACTCCTTAGAAGTGGAAACTGTAGAGCAAGCGCTTGGTAATCTACACATGTTTGATGCACATAATGCCAACATGTCTCCAGTGCAAG GAGCTGTAGGGGCTATAGGAGTACCAGTGGCCGCAGCAGAGCTGGAGGGCGGCGACGAGCCCGGGCTCGTCACTGTCGACACGCCCACTGCAGCTTCCAATGACATAGAAGCACTCCTGCACCAG aCGGCGGAGTTACCGCAGGACATACGAAGCCGATTGATGTGCGCTCCAATGCAGTTTGTGCCCAAATACATTTACGTTGAAGAGGAATGGCACAAGGCGTCCAGCCAAGATGATAGGGTGACGGAATTGCTCAATAAATACAAGAAAGAAAATG AACTGGAGGTGTgtgccggcggcggcggcggcggcgcgccggacGAAGAGCAGTACGAGGAGACGGCGCCACTGCACGGAGACCGGCTCTTCCACGCCTTCCTGTCCCGCCTCAGGAAGAACCCGGGGCAGATCTTAAG GTACTCCCGCGACTCGGCGCCGCTGCTGGGCGCGCCGCTGGCGCGGCCGGGCGGCGCCGAgtcgcccgccgcgcccgccgcctgCGCGCGCTGCGGCTCCCGCCTCATCTGCGAACTCCAACTCGTGCCAGAATTCGCTGAAACCCTCTCGCTCCCACCCGTCTCCCACGCGTCGCCACCTCCCGCTCTCTCGCACCTGCACTTCCTGTCGGTGTTCGTGTTTACGTGCGCGCAGAGCTGCTGGCAGCCCGGCGACGCGCTCGTGCCGGAGACCGTCGTCTTCCAGCCTGAAGTTGTTTAA
- the LOC133516009 gene encoding uncharacterized protein CG16817-like, with product MSETATPPAVLWAQRKEDVFLTFSVESKDPTIKIEKDSVYFKGLNAQDNKTHEVTIPLYDAVVPDTSAFVNKGRCIEMVLRKEKKDAPYWPSLTKDKKKPHYLKIDFNKWRDEDDEEEEGGGAMNYDIEEMLRSMGGGGGGLGGAGDKAEKPSFDDLESDSDDENLPDLE from the coding sequence ATGAGCGAAACTGCAACCCCACCTGCAGTTTTATGGGCCCAGCGGAAAGAAGATGTATTCCTCACGTTTAGCGTCGAATCAAAAGACCCCACtattaaaatagaaaaagatTCGGTATATTTCAAAGGCTTAAATGCACAAGACAATAAAACACACGAGGTAACTATACCTTTATACGATGCCGTGGTTCCTGATACTAGCGCTTTCGTAAATAAAGGCAGGTGCATAGAAATGGTATTGCGCAAAGAAAAGAAGGATGCGCCTTACTGGCCGTCGTTAACGAAGGACAAGAAGAAGCCGCACTATCTGAAGATCGACTTTAATAAGTGGAGAGATGAAGACGACGAGGAGGAGGAAGGTGGAGGCGCTATGAACTACGATATAGAAGAAATGCTGCGATCAATGGGCGGCGGTGGTGGCGGGCTCGGTGGAGCCGGTGATAAGGCCGAAAAACCATCGTTCGACGACCTGGAGAGCGATTCTGATGACGAAAACCTACCCGATCTGGAATAA